A region of Anolis sagrei isolate rAnoSag1 chromosome 2, rAnoSag1.mat, whole genome shotgun sequence DNA encodes the following proteins:
- the CSRNP2 gene encoding cysteine/serine-rich nuclear protein 2, with translation MDAIASASLKRKFEDVDVGSPISNSDDEISNSDSADSCDSVNPPSSTGFIPTSILKRQKQLRRKNVRFDQVTVYYFARRQGFTSVPSQGGSSLGMAQRHNSIRRYTLGEFAQEQEVNHREILREHLKEEKLHAKKMKLTKNGTVESEEADGLTLEDVSDDDIDVENVEVDDYFFLQPLPTKRRRALLRASGVHRIDAEEKQELRAIRLSREECGCDCRLYCDPEACACSQAGIKCQVDRMSFPCGCSRDGCGNMAGRIEFNPIRVRTHYLHTIMKLELENKRQGSRAQTLEEESPHSSSSDWLGTQSPDTQDFQEFMAENETAVMHLQTAEELERLKAEEDSSSGSSMESLGVCILEEPLTVPEGICPSLATPILIQAQLPPGSSVLCFTDGSDQASSTAGDQPYLNNGPVVYYQVDQRSVLGVKGESNTDESEVPSRYTDEKDLSVYSVPVTSLVPCGRAAAPSRAETGKPAPLPPEPLPCDSCPAAIPPPSLMLHTNDHTNVSQDSWQPQSVGESPERACELSSSPEEPSLEPPALAV, from the exons ATGGATGCAATCGCAAGTGCTAGCCTCAAAAGAAAGTTTGAAGATGTGGACGTGGGTTCGCCCATCTCCAACTCAGATGATGAGATCTCCAACAGCGACAGTGCAGACAGTTGCGACAGTGTCAACCCTCCTAGCTCAACTGGCTTCATAC CAACCTCCATCTTGAAAAGGCAGAAGCAGTTGCGCAGGAAGAATGTGCGCTTTGATCAGGTGACGGTTTACTATTTTGCACGGCGTCAGGGATTTACCAGCGTGCCCAGCCAAGGGGGCAGCTCCTTAGGCATGGCCCAGCGCCACAACTCCATCCGCAGATACACCCTCGGTGAGTTTGCCCAGGAACAAGAAGTGAATCACCGTGAGATCCTTCGAGAGCACTTGAAAGAGGAGAAGCTGCATGCCAAGAAAATGAAG CTGACAAAGAATGGCACTGTGGAGTCAGAGGAGGCTGACGGCTTGACCCTTGAGGATGTCTCCGATGATGACATTGATGTAGAAAATGTGGAGGTGGATGACTACTTCTTCTTGCAGCCGCTGCCTACCAAGCGGCGCCGTGCCCTACTTCGGGCCTCTGGTGTTCATCGCATTGATGCAGAGGAGAAGCAAGAGCTCCGTGCCATCCGCCTCTCCCGAGAAGAATGTGGCTGCGACTGTCGGCTGTACTGTGATCCCGAGGCCTGTGCTTGTAGCCAGGCTGGAATTAAATGCCAG GTGGACCGAATGTCCTTCCCATGTGGCTGTTCCAGAGATGGCTGTGGTAACATGGCAGGCCGCATTGAATTCAATCCCATCCGGGTGCGGACTCACTACCTACACACCATTATGAAACTAGAGCTGGAGAACAAACGGCAGGGGAGCCGGGCCCAAACTCTAGAGGAGGAGAGCCCTCATAGCTCTAGCAGTGACTGGCTAGGCACCCAGTCCCCAGACACGCAGGATTTCCAGGAGTTCATGGCAGAGAATGAGACGGCAGTCATGCACCTTCAGACTGCGGAGGAATTGGAGCGGCTGAAGGCGGAGGAAGACTCTAGTAGTGGCTCCAGCATGGAGAGCTTGGGCGTGTGCATTTTGGAGGAACCCCTGACAGTACCGGAGGGAATATGCCCTAGCTTGGCCACTCCCATCCTCATCCAAGCCCAGCTGCCTCCCGGATCCTCTGTGTTGTGCTTCACGGACGGCTCCGACCAGGCCAGCTCAACTGCGGGCGACCAGCCCTACTTGAACAATGGGCCCGTTGTGTACTATCAGGTCGACCAAAGGTCGGTGTTGGGAGTGAAGGGAGAGAGCAACACTGATGAGTCTGAGGTGCCCTCTCGATACACTGATGAGAAGGACCTGAGTGTCTATTCTGTTCCTGTGACCTCACTGGTGCCTTGTGGCAGAGCTGCAGCTCCCAGCAGGGCAGAAACAGGGAAGCCTGCTCCTCTGCCTCCGGAGCCTCTTCCGTGTGACAGCTGCCCCGCTGCAATTCCTCCGCCAAGCCTGATGCTCCATACAAACGACCATACGAACGTGTCACAGGACAGTTGGCAGCCCCAGAGTGTTGGGGAATCCCCAGAGAGAGCCTGTGAGCTAAGTTCCTCTCCTGAGGAACCCTCTCTGGAACCACCTGCTCTGGCCGTGTGA